In a single window of the Micrococcaceae bacterium Sec5.7 genome:
- a CDS encoding polysaccharide deacetylase family protein, translating to MRSGPLRCPDLRRRAGLRTTPQLLSILEEKNAAATFFMQGINTSANPGIAKQVTDAGHTVGNHTFSHPYLTRLSPAGVRNEIDRAGAAIRAATGTAPTFMRPPYGAATPVLFSGRPIV from the coding sequence ATGCGATCTGGTCCCTTGCGCTGCCCTGACCTACGACGACGGGCCGGACTCAGAACGACCCCGCAACTGCTGTCCATCCTGGAAGAGAAGAACGCGGCGGCGACCTTCTTCATGCAGGGCATCAACACCTCCGCCAACCCCGGCATCGCCAAACAAGTCACCGATGCCGGCCACACGGTCGGCAACCACACCTTCAGCCACCCCTACCTGACCAGGCTGTCCCCCGCCGGAGTCAGGAATGAAATCGACCGGGCCGGCGCCGCGATCAGGGCCGCAACCGGTACGGCGCCGACATTCATGCGCCCGCCCTACGGGGCAGCAACCCCGGTCCTGTTTTCTGGACGTCCAATAGTTTAG
- a CDS encoding NAD(P)H-quinone oxidoreductase has product MKAVYISEAGGPEVLEIREVPAPVPGDGEVLIDVVAAGLNRADVQQRKGFYPPPAGVSEVPGLEVSGRIAGFGPGVSKPFSVGDKVVALLAGGGYAQQVAVPADQVLRIPDGVDLVSAASLPEVAATVYSNLIMTAQLQAGETVLIHGATGGIGTMAIQLAKAFGAKVATTAGTAEKVNTAKAYLGADIAINYAEEDFPESLRAQNEGRGADVILDVVGAKYLQQNVDALNEYGRLVVIGLQGGTKGELDLGALLRKRAVVVATALRPRTVEEKGVIMNAVREAVWPLIADGRIRPLVARTFPLDQVRAAHKYFDSGDHVGKILLVM; this is encoded by the coding sequence ATGAAAGCCGTCTACATTTCAGAGGCCGGCGGGCCGGAAGTGCTGGAAATCCGGGAGGTCCCGGCTCCGGTGCCGGGCGACGGCGAGGTGCTGATCGACGTCGTGGCGGCCGGACTCAACCGGGCAGATGTCCAGCAGCGGAAGGGCTTCTATCCGCCGCCGGCTGGTGTATCCGAAGTGCCGGGGCTGGAGGTTTCTGGCCGAATTGCAGGGTTCGGCCCGGGGGTGTCCAAGCCGTTCTCCGTGGGCGACAAGGTGGTGGCACTGCTCGCGGGTGGCGGCTACGCGCAGCAGGTGGCCGTCCCGGCAGATCAGGTGCTGAGAATTCCCGACGGCGTGGATCTGGTTTCCGCTGCGTCGTTGCCCGAGGTGGCCGCAACGGTCTATTCAAACCTCATCATGACGGCGCAGCTGCAGGCCGGCGAAACCGTCCTGATCCATGGAGCCACCGGCGGAATCGGCACCATGGCAATCCAGCTGGCCAAGGCGTTCGGCGCCAAGGTGGCCACCACGGCAGGCACAGCGGAAAAGGTCAACACTGCCAAGGCCTACCTCGGCGCGGACATTGCCATCAACTATGCCGAGGAGGACTTTCCGGAAAGTCTGCGTGCACAGAATGAGGGCCGCGGCGCGGACGTGATCCTGGACGTTGTGGGTGCCAAATACCTTCAGCAGAACGTTGATGCGCTCAATGAATACGGGCGGCTCGTGGTCATCGGACTCCAGGGCGGCACCAAGGGTGAGCTGGACCTTGGCGCGTTGCTGCGGAAGCGGGCCGTGGTCGTTGCAACCGCGTTGCGCCCGCGGACTGTCGAGGAAAAGGGCGTGATCATGAACGCCGTCCGTGAGGCCGTGTGGCCGTTGATTGCCGATGGCCGGATCAGGCCCCTGGTAGCCAGGACATTCCCGCTGGATCAGGTCCGGGCCGCCCATAAGTATTTTGACTCCGGCGATCACGTGGGCAAGATTCTGCTGGTGATGTAG
- a CDS encoding VOC family protein, with protein MPTPDITPGAPCWIDLMTSDAVKAKQFYGELFGWTFETGDQEKYGGYISASKDGKSVAGIMQKPEDQASMPDIWSTYLRTDDAAATAAAVTANGGQIYMEPMDVPEQGHMAMFGDATGAAIGVWQPREMKGYQIVAEPGTPAWHELHAKDYDAAVKFYQDVFGWDTDVMSDTPEFRYTTLGAGDAAKAGILDASAFLPAEIPSNWQIYFAVENTDQSIEKAVGMGATVVQPAEDSPFGRLATLTDPTGATFKVVEDLGQGGQEQGAKA; from the coding sequence ATGCCTACCCCTGACATCACACCCGGCGCACCCTGTTGGATTGACCTGATGACCTCGGACGCCGTCAAAGCCAAGCAGTTCTACGGCGAACTCTTCGGCTGGACCTTCGAGACCGGCGACCAGGAGAAATACGGCGGCTACATCTCCGCGTCCAAGGACGGCAAGTCCGTGGCCGGGATCATGCAGAAGCCGGAAGACCAGGCATCCATGCCGGACATCTGGTCGACGTACCTGCGCACAGACGACGCCGCCGCGACTGCCGCCGCAGTGACAGCCAACGGCGGCCAGATTTACATGGAGCCGATGGACGTCCCTGAACAGGGCCATATGGCGATGTTCGGCGATGCTACCGGGGCCGCAATCGGCGTCTGGCAGCCCCGCGAAATGAAGGGCTACCAGATTGTCGCGGAACCCGGGACCCCGGCGTGGCACGAGCTCCACGCCAAGGACTACGACGCTGCGGTGAAGTTCTATCAGGATGTATTCGGGTGGGACACGGACGTCATGAGCGACACCCCGGAGTTCCGGTACACCACCCTAGGCGCGGGCGACGCAGCCAAAGCCGGCATCCTGGACGCGTCTGCGTTTCTTCCTGCCGAGATCCCCTCCAACTGGCAGATCTACTTCGCCGTCGAGAACACCGACCAGTCCATCGAGAAGGCAGTCGGTATGGGCGCGACTGTCGTGCAGCCTGCAGAGGACAGCCCCTTCGGTCGGCTGGCCACGCTGACTGATCCCACTGGTGCCACGTTCAAGGTGGTCGAGGACCTGGGGCAGGGCGGACAAGAGCAGGGCGCGAAAGCCTGA